A genomic region of Arvicola amphibius chromosome 7, mArvAmp1.2, whole genome shotgun sequence contains the following coding sequences:
- the Yy1 gene encoding transcriptional repressor protein YY1, with translation MASGDTLYIATDGSEMPAEIVELHEIEVETIPVETIETTVVGEEEEDDEDDEDGGGGDHGGGGGHGHAGHHHHHHHHHPPMIALQPLVTDDPSQVHHHQEVILVQTREEVVGGDDSDGLRAEDGFEDQILIPVPAPAGGDDDYIEQTLVTVAAAGKSGGGSSSGGGRVKKGGGKKSGKKSYLGSGAGAAGGGGADPGNKKWEQKQVQIKTLEGEFSVTMWSSDEKKDIDHETVVEEQIIGENSPPDYSEYMTGKKLPPGGIPGIDLSDPKQLAEFARMKPRKIKEDDAPRTIACPHKGCTKMFRDNSAMRKHLHTHGPRVHVCAECGKAFVESSKLKRHQLVHTGEKPFQCTFEGCGKRFSLDFNLRTHVRIHTGDRPYVCPFDGCNKKFAQSTNLKSHILTHAKAKNNQ, from the exons ATGGCCTCGGGCGACACCCTCTACATTGCCACGGACGGCTCGGAGATGCCGGCCGAAATCGTGGAACTGCACGAGATCGAGGTGGAGACCATCCCGGTGGAGACCATCGAGACCACGGTGGtgggcgaggaggaggaggacgacgaAGACGACGAggacggcggcggcggcgaccaCGGCGGCGGGGGCGGCCACGGGCACGccggccaccaccaccaccaccaccaccaccacccgccgATGATCGCGCTGCAGCCGCTGGTCACAGACGACCCGAGCCAGGTGCACCACCACCAGGAGGTGATCCTGGTGCAGACGCGCGAGGAGGTGGTGGGTGGCGACGACTCGGACGGGCTGCGCGCCGAGGACGGGTTCGAGGACCAGATCCTCATCCCGGTGCCCGCGCCGGCCGGCGGCGACGACGACTACATCGAGCAGACGCTGGTCACCGTGGCGGCGGCCGGCAAGAGCGGCGGCGGGTCCTCGTCGGGCGGCGGCCGCGTCAAGAAGGGCGGCGGCAAGAAGAGTGGCAAGAAGAGTTACCTGGGCAGCGGGGCCGGcgcggcgggcggcggcggcgccgACCCGGGCAATAAGAAgtgggagcagaagcaggtgcaGATCAAAACTCTGGAGGGCGAGTTCTCCGTCACCATGTGGTCCTCAG atgaaaaaaaagatattgacCATGAAACAGTGGTTGAAGAGCAGATCATTGGCGAGAACTCACCTCCTGATTATTCTGAATATATGACAGGCAAGAAACTCCCTCCTGGAGGGATACCTGGCATTGACCTCTCAGACCCTAAGCAACTGGCAGAATTTGCTAG aatgaagccaaggaaaattaaagaagatGATGCTCCAAGAACAATAGCTTGCCCTCATAAA gGCTGCACAAAGATGTTCAGGGATAACTCTGCTATGAGAAAGCATCTGCACACCCACGGTCCCAGAGTCCACGTCTGTGCAGAATGTGGCAAAGCGTTCGTTGAGAGCTCAAAGCTAAAACGACACCAGCTggttcatactggagagaagccctttcAG TGCACATTCGAAGGCTGTGGAAAGCGCTTTTCACTGGACTTCAATTTGCGCACGCACGTGCGAATCCATACCGGAGACAGGCCCTATGTGTGCCCCTTCGACGGTTGTAATAAGAAGTTTGCTCAGTCAACTAACCTGAAATCTCACATCTTAACACACGCTAAAGCCAAAAACAACCagtga